GCATCAGCCACTGCCCGGTGCCGCCTGTCGCTCCGTCACATGGCAGGCGGGTCCCTTCGGGGAGGGTGACAACCAAACCATCAGCATTACACAGAATTGAAGCTCCCAGCTTCACCAGCATGTCCCGCCCCAGAAGGTTCACAGGCACTGCAGCGGAGACCACAAACGGGTGTAGAAAGGTCTGTCCCCCCAACCGCACTCTCACAGGCTTAGTCACTGGCAGTTTCTGCTCCTCCCCGGAGAAGCCCACAACGGTCACTGTAGTGGTGGAAAGATGTTGTTGGTTAGGCATCACATTCAAAGTCGAATATGTGGCCCCTGTGTCCACCAAGAACGGCAGTTCTTTGTCCATGACCTTTAGGGACAGCATGGGGTCTGCCCCCCCTGCGTCCCGGGCCACCCGTGGGCACCGTCACTGGGAGGGGTCTCCCCACTCCCAGTCCTCGGATCCTGTAAGGGTGGGGTACTGCCCTCCTCCGGGAACAGCCTGTGGATTGGGTGCAGTCGCTTGTCCTGCTGGGGGTCCTCCTTGGGCCTGTCCTGCTCCGCACTCCCTGGCCCAATGACCCACAGCCCCACACCGGAAACAAGCTCCCTGCGGTGGCCACCTCTGCGACATACCCCGGCCCCATCCCCAGTTCCCGGCTCCCCGGCCTCGGCCCCCACGGCCTCTTCCCCATTGCTGGGGACCCCAACCCTGATTACTGTAGTTGGGGGTTTGTCCAACCCATGGGCCgaactggggtggtggtgctcCTGCCACCATCTGTCTCCCCTGCCTTTCCTTTTTGTGAGCCTGTGCTTTTTGTCTCGCTTCTCCCACCTGCAGTTTCAACAACTGTGTCTGTAAATCTTTCAGACCTCCTTCCTCTTTTGTGGCCTCGTCCCTCGCTCTCTGAAGATGATGCAACACATGTCTATCCCACACGGGGGACTCAGCGCCTGGGAGGTCAGGATTAGCTAACATAGCTACTTTCACTTGCTCAGGGACACCTTCCAGGACCGCTCGCCGGAACCACTCCTGCTGAACCCCCGCCTGCCCCGGGTGACACCCAGTTCTCCGCGTCCAATCCTCCTTACATTTGTCCAGATATTCTCTGGGGGGTGTTTTAGACTCCCACGAAAATTTTGGCATGCTAGCCCCACTTGGGGCGGGGAACATCTCCCGCATGGCTTCCCCCAAGCCCAGCACTACGTCTGTTAGAGTCACACCATCGCTGCGAGTGAGTGTCCCTGCCATTTCCTCTATTTCCTGCAGAGAATGTTTAGTGAGGCACCTCGCAGCCACTGCTCTGAAATCACCCAAGGCCAACTTTGTTCCCTGCGTCAGCTGGTCTAATTTATCCATCCAGTGACCTCCCCCGTCTGCAGGAGGGGGCATCTTGTCTGCTAGTGCCTGCACGTCTCCTAAGGAGAACGGCTTATATctctctgggccccctgaagCCCCCCTTAATAGGGGAAACTGCTTAGACTTCAGGTTAGGTCGCCGCTGTAGTATGCGGGACCTGAGAATCAGTTTCCCTGAGGATTCCCTTCTCTCAGGCTCTACCCCCTCGCCTTGTTCCCCGTCCAAATCAATCAACACTTTctcatcctcatcttcctcaCAATACCCCGACAATTCACCGATAATCTCAACTTCCCCTCTCCTGACCCTTCCCCGGTCTCGGAGAGGGGTGAGGCTGCCCCTATTACCCCGGGCTGCCTCCTCCTTTTGCTCTCTGATCACCCTTTCCTGGAAGGCTTGCTTAGTGCTGCCTTTACCAGGGGTGCCCGTACTTTCTCCCTCGGAATCCCTAGCGGTTTCACAATCTGAGTCTCTTTCCTCCACACTACCGCCATCCCTTCCCAGGAGGTTCCCTTCCCCCTGGGATTGAACCTGGACCGTTCCCCCAGTAACATGTATTACTGGACATATGTGCGCCGGGGGAGCGGTGGGAAATTCCCCACGGCTGGTGTACGCCGGGGGTTGTTTATCACTTTTCCTAGTTCCCGGCCCCTCTGGGACCGGGTCACAGTTATCGTTATCTCCACTTTCCCTATGCAGGTGATCGATCCCTTGCCAGAAAATGGCTAGGCGAGCCCACActtgcctctcctgctcctgtttctctccctcttttctccactttccccgttgtaacacccCTGCTTCTTCTAGCTgacatcctgcctcatctttcAGGCCTCTATGCTCCTTTTCCTTACGCCACAAAAGAgctcctaatgattgcctatcctcTGGTTTGTATCCAGCACTTTTTACTGCAATAcccatacgcttccacgcatctgccgtctctctctctcggcccttttcctgtgctgctttacccactgctatttttagcAACTGCATTTGTTCAGacagaggcttccaccgcccgcgcactggtggaccccagcctccgtcatccaattctctatcaaattcgtgCTCCATGTTTTACCTTATCCGACCTACGCTTTTCCTGATCTAATAGCCCTTGCGCCTCAGGATGTGGATTCACccacccacacttagtacacctTTTCGCTGTCACTGAGTGCCCCACCAATAAACACCACcaaaacataaacacacacaattaTTAAGCCACGGACAACGGTGAACAGTAAACAGTAAGTAATCAATTGTAAATACAGAGAATAAATGCCTTTATGTACACCTTATCTCACACCAGTTCCCCACCAACCCCCAGTCACCAATTCGCACTAAATACACTTTATTTACACGGGTAGTTTCGAGGATTCTATACCTCCTACAATGATCCTTTTTCGGGAGGATGAACCTGACTCCTCCAGCCAAACGAGCTGCTTGGGGGTCCTATATCCCCGGGCTGCTCAGGCCCAGCTGTCCTACTACCTGCCAGCAGTAGGTGGGGTGCCAATCCACGGACGGGTCCCAGACCCTTGCCAATAGGTTCTGTGCGGGGTCCCTGACCCACCGTCACATCTGAGAGCCCTCTGTTTTACAGGGTCCCTGACCCCCTGCGAAGGCTCCTAGGTCCCAGACCTTCTATCACAGCGCTTTCCTCACGGGTCCCAGACCCTTCAACAACAATACTATTCTCAAGGGTCCCAGACCCTTCAGAGCTACACCCCCAACAAACCCTTGCCCCAATATTTGTtgacagatcctgagacacttccagccacttttTAGGAATAGCCAATATGCAGAGTTTGATATAACAGGCTCTGCCTACCTTTTTCCCTGGGCGCCCGTGGCTGTCCGCGTCCAcaagacctcgtctctggttccaatTAGCACAACCTcctcctcatcccggacgagcccccaaattgttggagttagactccaccgagtccgttgatgagggaaggatgcagtctgaggcgaaggttggttgcaagtcagctctctttaatgacgtcacagaTTTAAATCCGGGAGCACACttagatgcacaaaacagtacatACCAAGAGTAGCTCAATATCTTTTGTCAGGGTCTGGTTTTTATAACCCAAACAGGGCGTTTGCCGTTCTTGTTGTTGACTCTCCAGTTAGCGTAACATGCAACTATTGTTTTGTAACTGCTAgtgttagtccccacacccgttcccttttatcttatcttattatgttGCAATtaagcagcgtcagcgaccccctcccttgttatgtccccgcatgtcaagcgtaagcttaatgtcaccgcgaccctgtcaatgtaccttctgcttttctaaatttacttgcacttcgaggagggccggagccccccttttcgtcctgcctatgttccagttccagttagttccccattctcagtgtgacaaaggtTAGCACGCGGCCTAGCCCCCCTtcactagccagcagcgttgtgcaggttactggaaattactagttatcaattactgcatataaaagtacttataacgagggtgggactgggccatgagtctgcgaggagtttcgacgtgtggtgg
This genomic stretch from Brienomyrus brachyistius isolate T26 unplaced genomic scaffold, BBRACH_0.4 scaffold276, whole genome shotgun sequence harbors:
- the LOC125728388 gene encoding uncharacterized protein LOC125728388, with protein sequence MPPPADGGGHWMDKLDQLTQGTKLALGDFRAVAARCLTKHSLQEIEEMAGTLTRSDGVTLTDVVLGLGEAMREMFPAPSGASMPKFSWESKTPPREYLDKCKEDWTRRTGCHPGQAGVQQEWFRRAVLEGVPEQVKVAMLANPDLPGAESPVWDRHVLHHLQRARDEATKEEGGLKDLQTQLLKLQVGEARQKAQAHKKERQGRQMVAGAPPPQFGPWVGQTPNYSNQGWGPQQWGRGRGGRGRGAGNWGWGRGMSQRWPPQGACFRCGAVGHWARECGAGQAQGGPPAGQATAPNPQAVPGGGQYPTLTGSEDWEWGDPSQ